A window of the Alnus glutinosa chromosome 4, dhAlnGlut1.1, whole genome shotgun sequence genome harbors these coding sequences:
- the LOC133865278 gene encoding uncharacterized protein LOC133865278: MSVSLTVMTFNLHEDQPPDSPNSWEKRRDLCISVITSYSPMILCTQQGLQSQLDYIQQGLPGYAQFGISRKGSEDTSDEHCTIFYDKEKVEVVEGGTFWLSEAPSVPGSMSWGSDVPCIATWVTFQLKRVEPPGFSFQIVNTNMDQFSPRARRRSALLTWQHIASLPPSLPVVYCGGFNTPKESTTGRFLLGRSREHGVVGDMRDAWPNARVRKNVSLIRTYHGFKGDKQGALEYLKLIFRALCLCWDRQTQDLHIDWILFRGRSLIPVSCEVVNDNIDGYYPSSHYPIFAEFMLPRAVRMLESPTQEEN, translated from the exons ATGAGTGTTTCTTTAACAGTGATGACCTTCAATCTTCATGAAGATCAGCCACCAGACAGTCCTAATTCATGGGAGAAGAGGAGGGATTTGTGTATCAGCGTCATCACCAGCTACTCCCCAATGATCCTCTGTACCCAACAAG GACTGCAATCCCAATTGGATTATATTCAGCAGGGCTTGCCAG GTTATGCTCAATTTGGAATATCAAGGAAAGGATCTGAAGACACTTCAGATGAACATTGCACCATCTTCTATGACAAGGAGAAG GTAGAGGTGGTAGAAGGTGGAACTTTCTGGTTGTCAGAGGCGCCTTCTGTTCCTGGAAGCATGTCATGGGGTTCTGATGTTCCATGTATTGCAACATGGGTGA CATTCCAATTGAAACGAGTCGAGCCACCAGGGTTTTCATTTCAGATCGTCAATACAAATATGGATCAGTTCAGTCCTCGTGCTCGTAGACGAAGTGCTTTACTCACATGGCAGCACATTGCATCCCTACCTCCTAGCTTACCAGTTGTATACTGCGGAGGATTCAACACACCAAAGGAATCAACTACAGGGCGTTTTCTTCTTGGGAGATCAAG AGAGCATGGTGTTGTGGGGGATATGAGGGATGCATGGCCCAATGCCCGTGTGAGGAAAAATGTTTCTCTCATACGCACTTACCATGGATTCAAAG GTGACAAACAGGGAGCTCTTGAATATCTCAAGTTGATTTTCAGAGCTCTCTGCCTTTGCTGGGATCGTCAAACTCAGGATCTACACATTGATTGGATTCTCTTCAGAGGTAGATCTCTGATTCCTGTTTCTTGTGAAGTGGTGAATGATAACATTGATGGATACTACCCATCCTCTCACTATCCCATATTTGCCGAGTTTATGCTTCCTCGTGCTGTGAGAATGCTTGAATCGCCCACTCAAGAGGAAAACTAA
- the LOC133865549 gene encoding leucine aminopeptidase 1-like — protein sequence MAAIVVSLASALVASSSRSSSSLVFAKLRSSSALRVSFAVAPFSSRRGRVMAHTLAQATLGLTLPASIEAPKVSFAAKEIDVTEWKGDILAVGVTEKDMSKDDNSKFENSILKKLDAQLGGLLAEASSEEDFTGKAGQSTVLRLPGLGSKRVGLIGLGQSASTTAAFRGLGEAVAAAAKAAQASDVAIVLASSEGLSAELKLNTATAIASGTVLGLYEDNRYKSESKKPALKSVDILGLGTGPELGKKLKYAEDVSYAVIFGRELVNSPANVLTPAVLAEEASKIASLYSDVLSATILDAEECKKLKMGSYLAVAAASANPPHFIHLCYKPPGGSAKVKLALVGKGLTFDSGGYNIKTGPGCSIELMKFDMGGSAAVLGAAKAIGQIKPLGVEVHFIVAACENMISGTGMRPGDIVTASNGKTIEVNNTDAEGRLTLADALVYACNQGVEKIVDLATLTGACVVALGPSVAGIFTPSDDLAKEVFAASEVSGEKLWRMPLEESYWESMKSGVADMLNTGGRAGGAITAALFLKQFVDEKVQWMHIDLAGPVWNEKKRTATGFGIATLVEWVLKNSS from the exons ATGGCCGCCATTGTTGTGTCATTGGCATCCGCACTCGTTGCTTCATCTTCTCGTTCTTCTTCGTCTTTGGTCTTCGCTAAGCTTCGGTCTTCGAGTGCGCTTCGAGTTTCTTTTGCGGTCGCACCCTTTAGCTCTCGTAGAGGGAGGGTTATGGCTCACACTCTCGCCCAGGCCACTCTCGGGCTCACTCTGCCCGCCAGTATCGAAGCCCCGAAG GTCTCTTTTGCTGCAAAAGAGATTGATGTGACGGAATGGAAGGGAGACATACTTGCAGTGGGTGTCACAGAGAAAGACATGTCAAAGGATGATAACTCAAAATTTGAGAATTCAATTTTGAAGAAGTTGGATGCTCAATTGGGCGGTTTATTGGCTGAAGCCTCTTCCGAGGAGGATTTTACCGGTAAGGCTGGCCAGTCAACAGTTCTTAGGCTTCCGGGTCTTGGCTCAAAGAGGGTTGGCTTGATTGGGCTTGGACAGTCTGCTTCAACTACAGCTGCTTTTCGGGGTCTTGGTGAGGCAGTTGCAGCAGCAGCAAAGGCTGCTCAAGCAAGTGATGTTGCCATTGTGCTGGCCTCTTCCGAGGGGCTCTCTGCTGAATTGAAGCTTAACACAGCTACGGCGATAGCATCTG GAACTGTACTTGgattatatgaagataataGATACAAATCAGAGTCAAAGAAACCAGCTCTTAAGTCTGTTGATATTCTTGGTCTTGGAACTGGACCTGAACTGGGAAAGAAGCTCAAGTATGCGGAAGATGTTTCATATGCAGTAATTTTTGGGCGAGAGCTTGTGAATTCGCCTGCCAATGTACTCACCCCTG CGGTACTGGCAGAAGAGGCTTCAAAGATTGCTTCCTTGTACAGCGATGTTCTTTCTGCAACAATTTTAGATGCTGAAGAAtgcaaaaaattgaagatgGGGTCATATCTGGCTGTAGCTGCAGCCTCTGCAAATCCCCCTCACTTCATACATTTGTGCTACAAACCTCCAGGTGGATCTGCCAAAGTTAAGTTGGCGTTGGTTGGAAAAGGGTTGACCTTTGACAG TGGTGGCTACAACATCAAGACAGGACCTGGCTGTTCAATTGAGCTCATGAAATTTGATATGGGGGGTTCCGCAGCAGTTCTAGGTGCGGCAAAAGCTATTGGTCAAATTAAACCTCTTGGAGTAGAG GTTCATTTCATTGTGGCAGCTTGTGAGAATATGATAAGTGGAACAGGTATGAGGCCTGGAGACATTGTCACGGCATCAAATGGAAAGACTATTGAG GTTAATAACACCGATGCTGAAGGCAGACTAACACTGGCAGATGCTTTGGTATATGCTTGTAACCAAGGTGTCGAGAAG ATAGTTGACCTGGCAACCTTAACTGGCGCTTGCGTAGTTGCTCTTGGGCCCTCAGTTGCAG GTATCTTTACACCCAGTGATGACTTGGCCAAGGAGGTATTTGCAGCTTCAGAGGTCAGTGGGGAGAAACTCTGGAGAATGCCATTGGAGGAAAGTTATTGGGAGTCAATGAAATCAGGAGTAGCTGATATGCTCAACACCGGTGGTCGGGCAGGTGGTGCTATCACTGCTGCTCTATTTTTGAAGCAG TTTGTTGATGAGAAGGTTCAATGGATGCATATCGACCTGGCTGGCCCAGTTTGGAACGAGAAGAAACGCACTGCAACAGGATTTGGCATTGCTACTTTAGTGGAGTGGGTTTTGAAGAACTCTTCTTAG
- the LOC133866563 gene encoding TMV resistance protein N-like — MAFQGASSSSSSRQWASDVFLSFRGTDTRNTFTADLHKALTQKGIITYIDDDNLRRGEEISGALLEAIDESRISIVVLSENYASSSWCLDELIRIVECKKTKQQIVLPVFYKVDPSEVRLQRKSYGKGLAKLEGRFKDDRLQKWKAALKEVADSSEWRLRKKGSASEFIKKIVQWVSRVVNRTYLNVAANPVGVETHVQEINSHLSIGKNDIRMIGIFGPGGIGKTTIAKAIYNLIAYQFEGSCFLANTRETSKQDFGLVQLQKTLLCDILGKIGSLKFGDVDRGINVIKKRLRSKRVLLILDDVDQLVQLETLAGKCDWFGLGSRIIITTRDRNLLSQHEVNSMYKVRELDHNEALQLFSWHAFKKDRPDDDYLKLTEHVIQYAGGLPLALTELGTDLYGRSVQHWKSALDRYKRIPNKNIQEKLRISYDGLGDTEKNIFLDIACFFNGCDADYVIKILDNCGFFPNNGIKVLMDKSLITIDEFNRLIMHHLLQETGRQIVQLESKEPGQRSRLWFHEDVRHVLEENTGTNKIQGILIDLPEQDLICLSFEAFEKMKKLRIFINHNACFSEEPSFLSNELRLLDWPEYSVESLPSNFHGENLVVFRMRSSCLKGIKGFQNFQNLTILDFSNCKFLRKIPDVLGIPNLKEVTLDGCTNLVEIHHFVGFLDKLIDLSLQECSNLKSSLRSFKVRFPEYLSLENCSRLKNFPPIESLMECVRSIDLRYIGIEEELPSSIGCIVGLKKLNLQGCINLMNLPSSIHQLQYLEFLLLSEGHLKDHPFGIILLGNKIPDQFSDHKGASNSNSCEININEACEIDINEPAYLDGEMGGIAFSAVFGIMDGHTEDYFDFFVDISSDGSDQLCYYIRESFKLKGDYLQVCFGFESGSVFLKNCRVRMVYRHKEETTDHMLNPQDLGVLHEDVDVHLGVPDEDIENSIDMMDGIQLTKRCHDDDDYGNLESNWYPQRKRRSSTLDIKISDKRICHLVNHSYTNQITPST; from the exons ATGGCTTTCCAAGGagcctcttcctcttcttcttcccgtCAATGGGCTTCCGATGTGTTCTTGAGCTTTAGAGGCACAGATACTCGCAACACATTTACCGCCGATCTACACAAGGCTTTGACTCAGAAGGGAATCATCACCTACATAGACGACGACAACCTTAGAAGAGGAGAGGAAATTTCGGGAGCACTTCTAGAAGCCATTGATGAGTCAAGGATTTCAATCGTTGTACTGTCTGAAAACTATGCATCATCGTCGTGGTGCTTGGACGAGCTGATTAGGATCGTTGAGTGTAAGAAAACAAAGCAACAGATCGTTCTACCGGTGTTTTACAAAGTAGATCCGTCGGAAGTACGGCTTCAAAGAAAGAGTTATGGAAAAGGACTGGCTAAACTTGAAGGAAGGTTCAAGGATGACAGGTTGCAGAAATGGAAGGCAGCTCTGAAAGAAGTGGCCGATTCGTCTGAGTGGCGTTTAAGGAAGAAAGG GAGTGCGTCGGAATTTATCAAGAAAATTGTTCAATGGGTCTCAAGAGTTGTAAATCGTACATATTTAAATGTTGCTGCGAATCCAGTTGGAGTGGAGACCCATGTGCAAGAGATCAATTCACATTTAAGTATTGGGAAGAATGACATACGGATGATAGGGATCTTTGGACCTGGTGGAATTGGGAAGACGACTATCGCCAAAGCAATCTATAACTTGATCGCTTATCAATTTGAAGGTAGTTGTTTTCTTGCAAATACTAGAGAAACATCTAAGCAAGACTTTGGCCTGGTCCAACTACAAAAGACACTTCTTTGTGATATCCTTGGAAAAATTGGAAGTTTGAAGTTTGGCGATGTTGATCGAGGAATCAATGTGATAAAAAAGAGACTTCGCTCTAAAAGGGTTCTTTTAATTCTTGATGATGTAGATCAGTTGGTCCAATTAGAAACATTGGCAGGAAAATGTGATTGGTTTGGTTTAGGAAGTAGAATCATCATAACAACAAGAGATAGAAATTTACTATCTCAACATGAAGTTAATTCAATGTACAAGGTGAGGGAATTGGATCACAATGAAGCTCTTCAGCTTTTTAGCTGGCATGCCTTCAAAAAAGACAGACCTGATGATGATTACTTGAAACTTACAGAACATGTAATACAGTATGCTGGGGGCCTTCCACTAGCTTTAACAGAGTTAGGTACAGATCTATATGGTAGAAGTGTACAGCATTGGAAAAGTGCATTGGATAGGTATAAAAGAATTCCTAAcaaaaatatacaagaaaaacttAGAATAAGTTATGATGGATTGGGTGATACCGAGAagaatatttttcttgacatTGCATGTTTCTTCAACGGATGTGATGCAGATTATGTTATTAAAATACTTGACAATTGTGGTTTCTTTCCAAATAATGGTATCAAAGTGCTTATGGATAAGTCTCTCATAACTATTGATGAGTTTAACAGATTGATCATGCATCATTTATTGCAAGAAACGGGAAGACAAATTGTTCAACTAGAATCCAAAGAACCTGGCCAGCGTAGTAGATTGTGGTTTCATGAAGACGTTCGTCATGTACTGGAAGAAAATACG GGAACAAACAAAATTCAAGGCATATTGATAGATTTGCCTGAACAAGACCTCATATGCTTGAGCTTTGAAGCCTTTGAGAAGATGAAAAAGCTTAGAATATTTATAAACCATAATGCATGCTTTTCAGAAGAGCCTAGTTTTCTCTCTAATGAGTTAAGATTACTTGATTGGCCCGAATATTCTGTGGAATCTTTACCATCCAATTTTCATGGAGAGAACCTTGTTGTTTTTAGAATGCGAAGTAGCTGCCTTAAGGGAATAAAGGGATTCCAG AACTTTCAAAACTTGACAATTTTggatttttcaaattgtaaattcCTAAGAAAAATCCCTGATGTTTTAGGGATCCCAAATTTAAAGGAAGTGACTCTTGATGGTTGTACAAATTTAGTTGAGATTCATCATTTTGTTGGATTCCTTGATAAGCTCATTGATTTGAGTCTTCAAGAATGCTCCAACCTTAAAAGTTCTCTGAGAAGCTTCAAGGTGAGATTTCCTGAATATCTCAGCCTTGAAAACTGCTCAAGGCTTAAGAACTTTCCTCCAATTGAGTCTCTAATGGAATGTGTAAGAAGCATCGACTTACGATACATTGGTATAGAAGAAGAATTGCCTTCATCCATTGGGTGCATCGTTgggcttaaaaaattaaatctacaAGGCTGCATAAACCTTATGAATCTCCCAAGTAGCATTCATCAACTACAATATCTAGAGTTTCTTTTATTGAGTGAG GGACATCTTAAAGACCATCCATTTGGCATTATACTTCTGGGAAATAAGATTCCAGATCAGTTCAGCGATCATAAAGGGGCTTCAAATAGTAACTCATGtgaaataaatattaatgaagCTTGTGAAATAGATATTAATGAGCCTGCATATTTGGATGGAGAGATGGGAGGAATTGCTTTCTCTGCTGTTTTTGGAATAATGGATGGACATACGGAagattattttgatttttttgttgatatCAGCAGTGATGGTTCAGATCAGTTGTGTTACTATATTCGAGAATCTTTTAAGCTAAAGGGAGATTATTTGCAAGTTTGTTTTGGATTTGAGTCAGGTTCAGTGTTCCTTAAAAATTGCAGAGTCCGTATGGTATATAGGCATAAAGAGGAAACGACAGATCATATGCTGAATCCTCAAGATCTAGGTGTGCTTCATGAGGATGTTGATGTTCATTTGGGTGTACCTGATGAAGATATTGAAAATTCGATAGATATGATGGATGGTATTCAACTTACTAAGAGGTgccatgatgatgatgattatggCAACTTGGAATCCAATTGGTACCCACAACGGAAGAGACGTTCTTCAACTTTGGACATCAAAATTTCCGATAAGAGGATATGCCACTTGGTGAATCACAGCTACACCAATCAAATCACCCCTAGCACTTAA
- the LOC133867356 gene encoding uncharacterized protein LOC133867356 yields the protein MVATNLKSETMALMEKRSAMEADMDAIIGRLCQPGGPGLSGGLIDSEGFPRSDIDIPVVRAERHRLSELRNDHRELTEKINRNIEILHSARLPSGSSPPRESGNDDGLNNQNSPFVSAVPSASSHNVLLRESPNAMDVDLIVSIPYAIVDEIADASPAAEDGLQLGDQIVKFGNVEAGENLSQRLASEGQTNQGRAIPVVVKRQGALINLTVTPRTWQGRGLLGCHFRLL from the exons ATGGTGGCGACGAACCTGAAATCCGAGACGATGGCCCTGATGGAGAAGAGGAGCGCCATGGAGGCCGATATGGACGCCATCATAGGCCGCCTCTGCCAGCCCGGCGGCCCTGGCCTCTCCGGCGGTCTCATCGATTCCGAG GGTTTTCCTCGCTCGGATATCGACATTCCAGTTGTGCGAGCAGAGCGGCATCGTCTTTCTG AGCTGCGGAATGATCACAGGGAGTTAACAGAGAAAATAAATCGGAATATAGAAATTCTACACTCGGCAAGGCTTCCTTCTGGGTCTTCACCCCCCAGAGAATCAG GGAATGATGATGGGTTAAACAACCAAAACTCACCATTTGTTAGTGCTGTTCCATCTGCATCATCACACAATGTTCTTTTGAGAGAATCTCCCAATGCTATGGATGTGGATCTGATTGTCAGTATACCGTATGCAATTGTTGACGAAATAGCTGATGCATCACCAGCAGCAGAGGATGGTTTACAGCTGGGAGATCAGATTGTCAAATTTGGGAATGTTGAAGCTGGCGAAAATTTGTCACAGAGGTTGGCGTCTGAAGGTCAGACAAATCAAGGTCGTGCAATACCTGTAGTAGTTAAGAGGCAGGGTGCACTGATCAACTTAACAGTGACACCCAGAACATGGCAAGGCAGGGGACTTCTGGG